The DNA segment CTAGAGAGgtcaaaacaaagaaatttaaCTTACTGTCTTTCAGTTGATGAGGGTACAGTCACTATCTGAACACTTTGAAGATTGTATCTCATAGGAATATGTTCATCTTTATTTGGACTTAAGgggaattttaaatttttctcttaaaGATTCTGATGATACAATATGATAGAAGAGAACCAAACTGTGATCTCCCAGTTCCTTCTCATGGGTCTGCCCATCCCTTCAGAGCACCAGCAACTGTTCTACGCCCTGTTCCTGTCCATGTACCTCACCACTGTCCTGGGGAACCTCATTATCATCATCCTCATTTGTCTGGATTCCCatctccacacacccatgtacttgtTTCTCAGCAACTTgtccttctctgacctctgctttTCCTCTGTCACAATGCCCAAATTGTTGCAGAACATGCAGAGCCAGGACACATCCATCCTCTATGCAGGCTGCCTGACACAAATgtactttttcttgctttttggaGATCTCGAGAGCTTCCTGCTTGTggccatggcctatgaccgctatgtggccatctgcttcCCCCTTCATTACGTGAGCATCATGAGCCCCAAGCTCTGTGTGAGTCTGGTGGTGCTGTCCTGGGTGCTGACTACCTTCCATGCCATGCTGCACACCCTGCTCATGGCCAGATTGTCATTCTGTGAGGATAATGTGATCCCCCACTTTTTCTGTGACATGTCTGCTCTGCTGAAGCTGTCCTGCTCTGACACCCATGTTAATGAGTTGGTGATATTTGTCATGGGAGGCATCATCCTTGTCATTCCATTTGTGCTCATCATTGTGTCCTATGTCCGAATTGTCTCCTCCATTCTCAAGGTCCCATCTGCTCGAGGCATCCGTAAAGCCTTCTCCACCTGTGGCTCCCACCTGTCTGTGGTGTCACTGTTCTATGGGACAGTCATTGGTCTGTACTTATGTCCATCAGCTAATAACTCTACTGTGAAGGAGACTGTCATGGCCATGATGTACACGGTGGTGACTCCCATGCTGAAtcccttcatctacagcctgaggaacagagACATGAAGGGAGCACTGAACAGAGTTATTTGTAAgaagaaagttttcttctgtcTATGATGGTAATGATTGAAATTTATTTAATAGATAAATTATATCTGGATATCATTATaatattacttctttttttcacTAGGGAATATTTTGTTAAGGGGACATATTATATAATTGCCCCAAAATTAAAATAGAAGTAGAAACATCTAGTTGGTTAAGAAGGGCTCCGTATGATTTGCTTGTAGAGTTTTCCAATTTGTTAATTCAAGGTGACCCTGAGAAGGCATATATAAAATCTTTTAATATGAGCCATCGAGATGATTCAGGTGATTTTCTGCTGAACCTGATGACAGTAATTTAACCCCAAGAACCTATATGGTAGAGGGGAGAACCGACTTACACTAGTTGCCTTCTGACATCCATGCCtgtgctgtggcacacacacatacacaggcaaacaGCAAGTAGTTAGAGAGAGATTGTGTAAAAACTAGTTCTGTTTTTGGCTGTTACAATATTAACATTTATTCAGTAATTTAAAAACTGTAACTGTTTTAAATCACACTTTATTCTTTCATAGTGATACTTTAGTATTGTGTGTCTCCTGTCTCTTAGTCTAAAATGTAGCTTTCATtgataaataaaaattctgtatTCTTCCTAAGAAAATTTTCCCATTATCTCCTCTCTTAGTCTGTATTAATTATGCCTTGTTTTAGGTGCGTATTGTTggtcttttttcattcatttacattttaaatttggtttctgtttttttgttggtatttttaatttgtatttcaccaatatttcttttattggatattttctttatttacatttcaaatgttatcctctttcctggtttcccttctggaaccccccatcccatctccccaccccctgcttctatgagggtgctcccccacgaACCTACCCatttcttcccacctccctgccctggcatttccctacactgggacatcgagccttcacaggaccaaggctccCACTGATATCtgaccaggccatcctctgctacatatgctacaTATGGGTCCCtacatatgtactctttggttggtggtttagtccctgggagcttgggggggggtctggttgattgatgttTGTtattattcctatggggttgcaaaccccttcaactccttcagtcctttctctaactcctccattggggaccctgttctgagtccaatggttggctctaagcatctgcctctgtatttgtcagactctggcagagcctctcaggagacagctatatcaggctcctgtcagcatgcacttcttggcatctgcactATTGTTCACTAATTTTTATATACACTCATTTTCACCTTGTGTGGTTTGTGATATCGTATGTATAGATTTGCAAGCAGAAGCACTCACCATGGTTGATGGTACCCATATGGCTCTTATTGCATACTGTGATAAAGCATGTATAAACAAGTGATGACAAATGAAGAGACATATTTATAGTTTTCTATAGTCTCAGTAtaattcttgaaaaccaaataGAAATTTTACTATTAAACTTGAATTATAACTGATATatagaaacaaaattatacacatatattgggTACCATgtgatgtttgtgtatgtatatccTATGTAATGCTTAAATCAGGTTAAACTGCCTGGCTCTACAGACAGTTgtcattttggtgtgtgtgtgtgtgtgtatgtgtgtgtgtgtgtgtgtgtgtgcgcgcacacatgctcgtgtgcgcatgtgtaggtatatgtgcgtgtgcatgtgtaggtgtatgtgtgtgtgcatacccaTTAGCAGATTTCAGGTGTCCTGTTCTATCACTCTATACCCTGTTCCTTTGAGgcaagtctctcactgaacatgaaGCTAGGCTGGCATccagaaaacatcaaaataaaaaaaaaagtctacttaACATGGATTAATGAATTGGATagtcctaaaaataaaaaaatatataagtgGCTAATAAGTAATTTGAAAATTTCCTCAGCATCTTCAGCAATCTGGTAAagacattaaatattaaaactgttttgagattccattttaccCCATTCAGAATGgttaccaaaaccaaaacaaaacaagggaaaacaaaggaaaaaacaaacaaactaaaaatccatgctgatgaggatgtagaGGAAAGAGATCACCTATCTGTTGCCAGAGGGAATGTAAACAAGTCCAGCAATTATGAAAATCATCATAGAGGTTCCGCAAAAGACTAAAAATAGAACTATATTTTTACTAACTATACTTACTACTCTTAGATATATGCTCAAAGGCTTCTAAGTCATCGTGCCTAAAAATACTTGTACATCTGTTTACTACCGCATTAGTCATAATATTCAGGAATTGAATAAGCCTGTTTGTTAccaacagatggatggataaagaaaatatggtaataTATGTAATAGAACTTTATCTAGTTATCAATAAAACTGAAATTATTACCTTTTTATAAGGATAGGTAGATCAGGGCATCGCCATGTGCAACAAAAGTTATACTCTGCATTTCCTTCTCATActcagaaattttgattaaaatgaatgtatatgtgtgtacctgaAAACACATGGGCATAGTTTACAAAAGTAGGAAGAGTATTATGGGAGAGGACAAATAGTTCTGAGACAGGGGATAAGGTAATGGATCACATGTGATATAAAAAGTAGAGTGGGAACTGTCTGGAGGAAACCAGTgagagggagatggaggcagggtgAGGGCTGTGTATGGGGAAGATGGGGTGGGGAAGGCCATGGATGAAGGAGGTAGCTTAGAACAAAGTATGAAGTAGAACAACACATatgcatgaaaatgtcataatgaaaacaaaccaccaccaccaccaccaccaccaccaccaccaccaccaccaccacctccaccaccaccaccaccaccaccaccaccaccaccaccaccaccaccaccaccaccaccaccacatttaGGACATCTTTCAACACAATAAAAGTTTTATAAAACAAATCTCTAGCCATACGTTATGCTAAATTAGGAAAAAAGTAGATTTCCTCCAAAATTTGCAATGAGAAAAGAGTAATCAACCTCTCCACTCTTATTCAATAGCACACTTAAGTCTTATGTAGAgtaataaacaagaaaataagaTACACAAATAtcaaaggaagatgtcaaagtgTCCCAATTTATAGATGTCATGGTTTTATAGTTAAAAGGCACTCAAGACTCCAGTAGAAAATTCTTAGACCTGAGTAATACTTTCAACAAACTAGCAGGGCATGAAAATCTGTAGCTTTTCTAGATACTAATAACTAACTTGCTGGGAAAGAAATCAATACAAAACTATTCACAATAGCTTAAAAATGCCCAAGAATAAACAAAGCCAAAGAAACTGTTTTAAGACCCTAAAGATAGAAATCGAAAAGACCATTAGAATATAGAAGGATCTCACATATTCTTGTGTAATGTCATCAATATTGTAACAAGGCTTATCTCACCAAAAGTTCTCCACAGACTCAACgcaattcttataaaaatttCAGTGACCCTTtgttataaaacaaaaggatCCTAAAATTCACTGGAAGCACACAAAGGCCCCAAATAGACCAAACAATTCTAAGCAGAAAGAATAGTGCTTGAAAAAAACCAATCTCAAATTATACTACATAGTCATAGgaacaaaaccaaatcaaactcTCAAGCCCTCTACGGTAATAGCACAGAATAGACACATAAGgcaatggaataaaataaatcatccAGAAATTAACCTATTCTTTTACAGCCACCTCATTTGACTATGGCATCAACAGTACATATTGGAGAAAGGGGCACATTTTCATCAAATATTGATGGAGTAGCTGAATATGCATATACAAGAATGAAACCAGCTCCCCAtctgtcaccctgtacaaaaatcCACTGGGAAACAATCAAAGACCTCATTGTAAGAATCAACACTTTGAAACTGCCACAGGAAGGCATAACCCAAGTAATTCAGGAAACAGGAATAGGCCAGGGCTTTCTGAAAAGGACCCTTAAtaccgcaaaaaaaaaaaaaaaatccaaagaattGGCAAGCGGGGTTACATGAAAGCAAGATGGTTTTGCAGTACAAAGGAAATAGTGTCAGCATCAAGAGAAAGTCTACAGCGGGAAAAAAATAATTACCATTTATACAACTGACTGGAAATTAATATCTTGAACTCCAAAATCACCCAAACCTCAACCATTTAGCAAATAGACAACCCTATTGAATAGACAGCTCTTAAACTAGAAATATAGATGGCCAATAAGCATTTGAAAAAGTATTCAACTTAAAACACAGCCATTTGTTATTTCTGAAAATTTCAAGATAATTTTGGATCATAGTTTATTGTCCATAGGTGAAACCATGAAAGATTGAAACACAACAAGGGGACTATTGTATGTCTAAGATTGATATCTTTAAAACTATAACATGATGATTTAAGAAGTTAAGGGTTGAATAAAGAATAGAGATACCTTTTTTTCTGGACTAGATAACCTAACAGAAATTATTGTATGCAGATTGATGACATGATAATAAAATTTGTGAAAGCAAAGAAAGCGAAAATCAAAGTCAGTTTTGGAAAAGGCCAAAACAGGCGAATTTGGAGCCTCTGGTTTTCAGTCTTGTGACTGAGGAAAAGTGATAATAGGGAAACACAAAAAGGTGTGTGTCAGGTCAGAATGTGACCTGCTATCACAGGTAAGATCACGTTTGGGGTGCTGTGGATCAAATAATCTTACACTCCCTAgacatgtgctctaccactgagttatatcctCAGGTCTTGGATTTAGTGAGAGAGGTCTTATAACGTATcagagactggcctcaaactcacatttctcctgccccctccccgtgagtgctgggatcaaggatGTGAATTACCATCCTGGAATAGGTCCACTCTTCAGCCATCTTTTGCTGGTTGAGGAAAATGAAGACAGTTCATTAGACTTTAGTGTTTGTAACAAATGGTGTTGAAAATTAAGATTTCcatacatcaaaacaaaacaaaaaatgcattTAGGTCCATCTCCCCCACATTCTCTAAAGTAATCAACACAAACCAGATCTCATCAGTTCTCCAAGTGCTAAGGGAACTTTCAAGTTACTTTTCTTTATGTAATCAGGAAACTTTCTGAGCAAAAGTCAAGCACCATGTGTAGGAGGATTGGAGTGAGCTTCTGGCAAGCTGCATGTATGAAAGTGAGCTGAAACCATTGAAGAGATGACGTTTACAGCTATGGATTAAGTAAGAAATGGCAGGTTGAACATGGTATGCTCAAAGGATTAGTTCTCAAAAGGTAAATTACTCTGCTGGGCAAGGTAACAGTGGTTTCACTGCATTAGGAGTTTAGGCTTTTGGTTCTAAAATAAGCAAACATACTAAGAGCAGTGATATCCTTCTACCTGAGGTGAATAATGTTGATTATCACAGAAAACTTGGATGCTCTCGTGTTAACATAATCATGGAATGCTGTGTCTGAAATCTTGTGGAATCCCTAATATCTCCATGCCTCCAAATAAATTGTTAATTCAAACAATAACAACCAGATAAGCAGACAAGGATGCATATTTCCAAGTAGCAAAAGCACCACTTCCAGCTTATGACTGCCAAGTGTGAGGgggaagccaggggaagcagagggagaaagaattataTGTCACCTATGGCTAAATCGTTACTTAGAGGGATTGGAAGAGCATATCATACAGGTACATACAAAGAATGTTGGGATGTTGGCGGTGGATGATGTTAAAGCTCCCCTATGGAGGCAAAGAGGTAAAAATAATGAATGAAGTGGGAGTCTGAACTTTTTTATAATGTTGATTGAGGATAAATTGAACATGGCCCAGGGGAGTTCGTCTGACGTTGCTGAATTTACAAAGTTTGGTTATGTAAGTCTGATTTTTTATTAGTAGCATGCTTTTATATTCTAGAGTCTGCTTACAGGGAGTTGGCTTATAGTCTGAGTACATTGCAAAGGACCCTTTCTCAAGCATGTCTTTAATGATGGTACTTTGCTTCAAAACATGTAGTGGCCTCCTGTGGAAAATTGTAGACAAAGTATTCACAGTCTTTGGTACCTTCTTTGGCTCCTTCAACCATTCTTCATCACCTCCCCAAATGCAAACTCCATTGACACAGGACCACAGGGATGAATAAGCACCCACTATCAACTTCTCCATTCCTACCATTTTCCAACTATAGTCATGTATGATCAGGGTCTATGATCAGAAATACAGGCCTCTGAGAGAACTGGCTCTAGATAGAACCCGGATAATTACTTTGTTTTAAATTAGTTCCTCTAGGACATAGACTCCTCTGGGATGCAGGGCCCCTTAGGCCCAGGGATAAGCAGGATGAGCAAAGCGAGCAGGtgtggtgcacacacaggtgATGCTGTTGAGACCATCCTCCCTATGCTTGTGATGCATAAATGGGAGCAGGATTTTAGACCAGGGCCATGGAGTCACCCTGAGACATTTCTGGGTAAGTAGGCCAGGGTTGgaggtagtggtggtagtggtgagtGAGCTGATGTCTTACTGACCTTATAACCTGaaagtcttgattttactggctTTATGACATTAGATAGGATTTGTTTATGTAATTCATTAATGAaagcatttattaatttattaacatTAGTATAAAATGCATTCTCGCAAATTGAGTCACTTCAGCATGATGGCATCTCTGTGAGAAAGACAACAAATACATAGATATTTTTTAGCCCTTagctaaattattaaaatattcatttgttcAGAATACTTTAAAATACACTGGGCAGTCTCCCTCCAAGAGGTTATGGTTATCACATTTATTGGGGAACTGTTCAAAAGTTTATGATGAAAAAAatattatatcattttatttcGCTGAGTGTGGTCAACAGACCAGCAGAACTATCATTAATTGTAAATTTTGAATTTCTAACATGTAGAATGAGGTTCTACCTAAAGCCTACCATATCAAGATCAACATTTAGTAATGCAACCaggt comes from the Rattus norvegicus strain BN/NHsdMcwi chromosome 10, GRCr8, whole genome shotgun sequence genome and includes:
- the Or1e1 gene encoding olfactory receptor Olr1466 isoform X1; translated protein: MIEENQTVISQFLLMGLPIPSEHQQLFYALFLSMYLTTVLGNLIIIILICLDSHLHTPMYLFLSNLSFSDLCFSSVTMPKLLQNMQSQDTSILYAGCLTQMYFFLLFGDLESFLLVAMAYDRYVAICFPLHYVSIMSPKLCVSLVVLSWVLTTFHAMLHTLLMARLSFCEDNVIPHFFCDMSALLKLSCSDTHVNELVIFVMGGIILVIPFVLIIVSYVRIVSSILKVPSARGIRKAFSTCGSHLSVVSLFYGTVIGLYLCPSANNSTVKETVMAMMYTVVTPMLNPFIYSLRNRDMKGALNRVICKKKVFFCL